From Herbiconiux flava, one genomic window encodes:
- a CDS encoding class II fructose-bisphosphate aldolase: MTLVTTGDILARERAVLAFNVIQLEHAEAIVRGAEAANRPVILQISENAARYHGGLAPVTLATLELARTAGIDAAVHLDHAENEALVLEAVELGATSVMFDAATLPDDENVARTAAIARAAHERGVWVEAELGAIGGKGGAHTPGVRTDPAEAASFVAATGVDGLAVAVGSSHAMTSRSASLDFGLIAELAAAVPVPLVLHGSSGVADADLVRAVESGMRKINISTHVNGIFSRRLREVLAADEALVDPRKYLGPARDAVAAEVERLLELVA, from the coding sequence ATGACCCTCGTCACCACCGGCGACATCCTGGCCCGCGAGCGCGCGGTGCTCGCGTTCAACGTGATCCAGCTCGAGCACGCCGAGGCGATCGTGCGCGGTGCCGAGGCCGCGAACCGCCCCGTCATCCTGCAGATCAGCGAGAACGCCGCCCGCTACCACGGCGGCCTCGCCCCCGTCACGCTCGCGACGCTCGAGCTCGCCCGCACCGCCGGCATCGACGCCGCCGTGCACCTGGACCACGCCGAGAACGAGGCCCTCGTGCTCGAGGCCGTCGAGCTGGGCGCCACCTCGGTGATGTTCGACGCCGCGACCCTGCCCGACGACGAGAACGTCGCCCGCACCGCCGCGATCGCCCGTGCCGCGCACGAGCGGGGTGTCTGGGTGGAGGCCGAGCTCGGCGCCATCGGCGGCAAGGGCGGGGCCCACACGCCCGGCGTCCGCACCGACCCGGCCGAGGCGGCCTCGTTCGTGGCCGCGACCGGCGTGGACGGTCTCGCCGTCGCGGTCGGCTCCTCGCACGCCATGACCTCGCGGAGCGCCTCGCTCGACTTCGGCCTGATCGCCGAGCTCGCCGCCGCCGTGCCGGTGCCGCTCGTGCTGCACGGTTCGAGCGGGGTGGCCGACGCCGACCTCGTGCGCGCCGTCGAGAGCGGGATGCGCAAGATCAACATCTCCACGCACGTCAACGGGATCTTCAGCCGCCGGCTCCGCGAGGTGCTCGCCGCCGACGAGGCGCTGG